In Candidatus Eisenbacteria bacterium, a single genomic region encodes these proteins:
- a CDS encoding tyrosine-type recombinase/integrase: MSILPHPHQLPPRYLTQPEVERFFAVIANPRDRALFTLMYHHGLRVGEVLLLRRADVDLGRGRLLVRRLKGGVWSEQILFAGTAALLRAHTTQTFGTPDEPLFVGRAGPLQRRQIQLRFVRYRDLAQLPRHITTHSLRHSIATHLLDAGASLEFVQDHLGHRNIRSTAIYARITDRHREALFKKLERSPWIVQPARPISPSSAPPTAPAEGATL, from the coding sequence TTGTCCATTCTTCCGCACCCTCATCAACTCCCGCCTAGGTATCTCACGCAGCCCGAAGTCGAGCGCTTCTTCGCGGTGATCGCGAATCCCCGCGACCGCGCGCTCTTCACCCTCATGTATCACCACGGGCTCCGAGTCGGCGAAGTCCTCCTGCTACGGCGAGCGGACGTGGACCTAGGTCGTGGTCGGCTTCTTGTTCGGCGCCTCAAGGGCGGCGTTTGGAGTGAGCAGATCCTCTTCGCCGGCACGGCCGCGCTCTTGCGCGCGCATACGACCCAAACCTTCGGCACGCCGGACGAGCCGCTGTTCGTCGGCCGCGCGGGGCCGCTCCAGCGTCGGCAGATTCAGCTCCGCTTCGTCCGCTATCGCGATCTCGCCCAGCTACCGAGACACATCACCACGCATTCACTCCGCCACTCAATCGCCACGCATCTGCTCGATGCCGGAGCGTCACTGGAGTTCGTCCAGGACCACCTGGGTCATCGGAACATCCGCTCGACCGCGATCTACGCCCGCATCACCGACCGCCATCGCGAAGCGCTGTTCAAGAAGCTCGAGCGTTCGCCGTGGATCGTTCAACCCGCGCGACCCATCTCGCCTTCCTCCGCCCCACCAACTGCCCCCGCAGAAGGAGCAACGCTATGA